The Tursiops truncatus isolate mTurTru1 chromosome 6, mTurTru1.mat.Y, whole genome shotgun sequence genome includes a window with the following:
- the LOC109549916 gene encoding interferon omega-1-like, translating into MAFVLSLLTALVVFSYGPGESLGCDLSHNHVRISRKNFMLLGQMRRISPRFCLKDRKDFGFPQDMVDGSQLPKAQATSVLHEMLQQVFRLFHTERSSAAWDTSLLDKLRTGLHQQLEDLDACLVQAMGDEETALGVTGPTLAVKRYFQGIHLYLKEKKYSDCAWEIVRVEIVRSLSSSTNLQERIRIMHGDLGSP; encoded by the coding sequence ATGGCCTTCGTGCTCTCTCTACTGACCGCCCTGGTGGTGTTCAGCTATGGCCCTGGTGAATCTCTGGGCTGCGACCTGTCTCACAACCACGTGCGGATTAGCAGGAAGAACTTCATGCTTCTGGGCCAGATGCGGAGAATCTCCCCTCGCTTCTGTCTGAAGGACAGAAAAGACTTCGGTTTCCCCCAGGACATGGTGGATGGCAGCCAGCTCCCGAAGGCCCAGGCCACCTCTGTCCTCCACGAGATGCTCCAGCAGGTCTTCCGCCTCTTCCACACAGAGCGCTCCTCTGCCGCCTGGGACACCTCCCTCCTGGACAAACTCCGCACTGGACTCCATCAGCAGCTGGAGGACCTGGACGCCTGCTTGGTGCAGGCGATGGGAGATGAAGAAACTGCCCTGGGAGTGACGGGCCCTACACTGGCCGTGAAGAGGTACTTCCAGGGAATCCACCtctacctgaaagagaagaaatacagtgACTGTGCCTGGGAAATTGTCAGAGTGGAAATCGTGAGATCCTTGTCTTCATCAACCAACTTGCAAGAAAGGATAAGAATTATGCATGGAGACCTGGGGTCACCTTGA
- the LOC109549914 gene encoding interferon alpha-1 — protein MSPTLSLLLALVLLSCNSNCSLGCDLPQTHSLAKTRALMLLRQMRRISPFSCLKDRNDFGFPQEAFGGNQFQKAQAIAVVHEMIQQTFQLFSTEGSAAAWDETLLDKFCTALYQQLTDLQACLMQEAGLEGTPLLKEDSILAVRKYFHRITVYLQEKKYSPCAWEIVRAEVMRSFSSSRNL, from the coding sequence ATGTCCCCAACCTTGTCCTTACTCCTGGCCCTGGTGCTGCTCAGCTGCAACTCCAACTGCTCTCTGGGCTGCGACCTGCCTCAGACCCACAGCCTGGCTAAAACGAGGGCCCTGATGCTCCTGCGACAGATGAGGAGAAtctcccccttctcctgcctGAAGGACAGAAATGACTTTGGATTCCCCCAGGAGGCGTTTGGAGGCAACCAGTTCCAGAAGGCTCAAGCCATCGCTGTCGTCCATGAGATGATCCAGCAGACCTTCCAGCTCTTCAGCACAGAGGGCTCGGCTGCCGCTTGGGATGAGACCCTCCTGGACAAGTTCTGCACTGCACTTTATCAGCAGCTCACTGACCTGCAAGCCTGTCTGATGCAGGAGGCGGGGCTGGAAGGGACTCCCCTGCTCAAGGAGGACTCCATCCTGGCTGTGAGGAAATACTTCCACAGAATCACTGTCTATCTGCAAGAGAAGAAGTACAGCCCTTGTGCCTGGGAGATTGTCAGAGCAGAAGTCATGAGATCCTTCTCTTCATCAAGGAACTTGTAA